The Desulfatitalea tepidiphila genome window below encodes:
- a CDS encoding PAS domain-containing protein, whose protein sequence is MPFWSWFIVALLLAGLGWCGLRIRAQALRLERLRKALNEAKLRVHALETDQQRFDSHRENKEDRLRGYLKLMDELINTIPNPIYFKDAQGVFQGCNQVFSRAVLGLTRDRIIGRRPQDLPDQIPPDLAATYQHQELVMMQKGLSHTFEAEVQCADGQRRDFLFSLALIQNQDKEAIGSVAVLSDLTEKNRAARDRAQKEKLEGVLETAGGVCHEFNQPLQALSGYLELLSLKIASDEKASEYIAKALEQVERMGSITSKLQGITRYETMSYAAKTKIIDIHKSSE, encoded by the coding sequence ATGCCCTTTTGGTCTTGGTTCATAGTCGCGCTGCTGCTTGCTGGATTGGGTTGGTGCGGTCTTCGTATCCGCGCCCAGGCCCTGCGGTTGGAACGGCTGCGAAAGGCGCTCAACGAGGCAAAGCTTCGTGTGCACGCCCTGGAAACGGACCAGCAGCGCTTCGATAGCCATCGTGAAAACAAAGAAGATCGCTTGCGGGGCTATTTGAAGCTCATGGACGAACTGATCAACACGATTCCCAACCCCATCTATTTCAAAGATGCCCAAGGCGTTTTTCAGGGGTGTAACCAGGTATTTTCAAGGGCTGTGCTGGGATTGACCCGCGATCGCATCATCGGCCGGCGGCCACAGGATCTGCCCGATCAGATACCGCCCGACTTGGCCGCCACCTATCAGCACCAGGAACTGGTGATGATGCAAAAGGGGTTGTCCCACACTTTCGAGGCTGAGGTGCAGTGCGCCGACGGACAGCGGCGGGATTTCCTGTTCAGCCTGGCGCTCATCCAGAATCAGGATAAAGAGGCGATCGGCAGTGTGGCCGTTCTTTCGGATCTCACCGAAAAGAACCGGGCCGCCCGGGACCGGGCGCAAAAAGAGAAGCTCGAAGGCGTGCTCGAAACCGCGGGCGGCGTCTGTCATGAGTTCAACCAGCCCCTGCAGGCACTTTCCGGTTATCTGGAATTGCTCAGCCTCAAAATCGCGTCGGATGAGAAGGCTTCAGAGTATATCGCCAAGGCGCTCGAACAGGTCGAGCGAATGGGCTCCATCACCTCGAAACTGCAAGGCATTACCCGGTACGAAACCATGTCCTATGCCGCAAAAACCAAAATCATCGATATCCACAAATCTTCGGAATGA
- a CDS encoding isoamylase early set domain-containing protein, whose translation MSTKKQYLKNKPYCKVTFRLTKEFAGNGKNAGLAGEFNDWQAEKTPMKALKNGDFTVTVNLATGREYQYRFVVDGAYWITDTQADKYVHAGIANTQNGVVVV comes from the coding sequence ATGAGCACCAAAAAGCAGTATCTTAAAAACAAACCCTATTGCAAAGTGACGTTTCGCCTGACCAAGGAATTTGCCGGTAACGGCAAGAACGCCGGCCTCGCGGGGGAGTTTAACGATTGGCAGGCCGAAAAGACCCCCATGAAGGCCCTCAAGAACGGCGATTTCACCGTAACGGTCAACTTGGCCACCGGAAGGGAATACCAATATCGATTCGTTGTGGATGGCGCCTACTGGATTACCGACACGCAGGCCGATAAATATGTGCATGCCGGTATCGCCAACACCCAGAACGGGGTGGTGGTCGTTTAG
- a CDS encoding OsmC family protein produces the protein MPTTTVRWLTGKQFVGTDSRNHSVVLSGDDPAKGVSPSQMLLIGLSACTAYDVLNIMVKKRKPLTMLEIIADGEQDAKPPWAYRRIHLRYRVSGKDLTEKAVSQAVKLSQEKFCSVAATVRGVADITTEVEIVAED, from the coding sequence ATGCCGACCACTACCGTTCGCTGGTTGACGGGCAAACAGTTCGTGGGGACCGACTCCCGGAATCACTCCGTTGTCCTATCCGGAGACGATCCGGCCAAAGGGGTCAGCCCTTCCCAAATGCTGCTGATCGGCCTTTCGGCCTGCACTGCCTACGATGTCCTCAATATAATGGTTAAAAAGCGCAAGCCGCTCACCATGCTCGAAATCATCGCCGATGGCGAGCAGGATGCCAAACCACCATGGGCCTACCGGCGAATTCATCTAAGGTACCGTGTCAGCGGCAAAGATTTGACGGAAAAAGCGGTAAGCCAGGCCGTGAAACTCTCCCAGGAAAAATTCTGCTCGGTAGCGGCTACCGTGCGCGGCGTGGCCGACATCACGACCGAGGTTGAAATCGTGGCAGAAGATTAA
- a CDS encoding lytic transglycosylase domain-containing protein has protein sequence MPYAQADIYLYIDSEGVLHFTNTPTSSDYKVYMRETPTRPKTWRPIQNYDDVINEAARENGLSSSLLKALIHVESYFNPRAVSKKGALGLMQIMPQNLELLDISDPFDPWENIMGGARYLKAMIERFDGQLPLALAAYNAGPSAVERYQTIPPYDETQRYVEKVMKLFHLYKKS, from the coding sequence ATGCCGTATGCCCAAGCCGACATCTATCTCTATATCGACAGCGAAGGGGTCCTGCATTTCACCAACACGCCCACCTCCAGCGACTATAAGGTCTACATGCGGGAAACGCCCACGCGTCCCAAGACATGGCGTCCGATCCAGAACTACGACGATGTGATCAACGAAGCGGCGCGGGAAAACGGCCTCTCTTCCTCGCTGCTCAAGGCCTTGATCCACGTGGAGTCCTACTTCAACCCGCGGGCGGTTTCCAAAAAAGGGGCACTGGGATTGATGCAGATCATGCCCCAGAACCTCGAACTGTTGGACATCAGCGATCCCTTCGACCCATGGGAGAACATCATGGGCGGCGCCCGCTATCTCAAAGCCATGATCGAGCGTTTCGACGGCCAGCTGCCCCTGGCCCTGGCCGCCTACAACGCCGGTCCTTCCGCCGTCGAACGCTACCAGACCATTCCCCCCTACGACGAAACCCAGCGCTACGTCGAAAAAGTGATGAAGTTATTCCACCTCTACAAGAAAAGCTGA
- the glgP gene encoding alpha-glucan family phosphorylase, whose product MKHIQAFQVFPKLPSSLSFLGVLSRNLWWSWKPDAIELFRRVDPRLWEASGRNPIVFATKVSQIRLKKLAADDSFLAHLDRVRQQFKERVLASPDLGTNPYGSTARIAYFSMEFGIHESLPLFAGGLGVLAGDHLKSASHMGLPMVAVGLLYRQGYFRQLLDPNGWQQETYPETDLYSLPLVRVKDSAGVELRIQVEGPDGDILADVWKIMIGRVPLVLLDTNVPENPPAIRNITARLYNSEPGVRLAQEVLLGIGGMRALKAMGIEATVCHMNEGHSAFANVERLAQWVEAHQVDLPTALEAVARTSVFTTHTPVAAGHDEFPPESVRPYIRNLAKRMGVTEDEILSWGRTGNAHPHGPFSMFILGLRLSEHCNGVSRLHGRVARRMWAHVWPERSVDDIPIKHVTNGIHVSSFIAPEIFFLFERYLGPEWHYSSRKGENIERIGEIYDEELWRAHEMARARLISKVRDLLVKQYERRSAPISVVKAAENALDPEVLTIGFARRFATYKRANLILGNPARLKAILTNTSHPVQILFAGKAHPQDNEGKELIKNIIQFAKTHDVRSNIAFLEDYDMGIARHLVQGVDVWLNTPRRPMEACGTSGMKAAINGVLNLSILDGWWDEGYTSERGWSLGSGQETADQGYQDAVDQQALYNILENDVIPMFYNRSSGNMPTEWLAKMKASMKMAMADFCSHRMINEYQQRFYLPAVQRHRELMADGGAEAKRLSVLHKRLRDCWKDIRIETPERDHEGPFQVEDTFTVSAVAHLGSLDPDEVDVELYYGRMKGTAELEIGLTQKMEMVEDRGEGSYLFRCTVTCRDSGRYGFTVRIGPRADDWIRFTPGLLTWA is encoded by the coding sequence ATGAAGCACATACAAGCCTTTCAGGTATTTCCCAAGTTGCCAAGCTCGCTGAGTTTTCTCGGCGTTCTGTCGCGCAACTTGTGGTGGTCGTGGAAACCCGACGCCATCGAATTGTTCCGACGCGTGGATCCGCGTCTTTGGGAGGCGTCCGGTCGCAATCCCATTGTTTTCGCCACCAAGGTCTCTCAGATCCGGTTGAAAAAGCTGGCCGCTGACGACAGCTTCCTGGCCCATCTGGACCGGGTTCGGCAGCAGTTTAAAGAACGCGTGCTGGCATCGCCCGATCTGGGCACCAATCCATACGGTTCAACCGCCCGCATCGCCTATTTCTCCATGGAGTTCGGTATCCACGAAAGCCTGCCGCTGTTTGCCGGTGGTTTGGGCGTTCTTGCCGGTGATCATCTCAAGTCCGCGTCCCACATGGGACTTCCCATGGTGGCGGTGGGGTTGCTCTACCGCCAGGGCTACTTCCGCCAACTGCTCGATCCCAACGGCTGGCAGCAGGAGACCTATCCGGAGACGGATCTCTACTCCCTGCCGCTGGTGCGCGTAAAAGACAGCGCCGGCGTCGAACTGCGCATCCAGGTTGAGGGACCTGACGGCGATATTCTGGCCGATGTCTGGAAGATCATGATCGGCAGGGTTCCCCTGGTGCTGCTGGATACCAATGTGCCCGAGAATCCACCGGCCATCCGTAATATCACCGCCCGGCTCTACAACAGCGAGCCGGGCGTTCGTCTCGCCCAGGAGGTGCTGTTGGGGATCGGCGGCATGCGGGCGCTCAAAGCCATGGGGATCGAGGCCACCGTGTGCCATATGAACGAGGGGCACAGCGCCTTTGCCAACGTCGAGCGACTGGCCCAGTGGGTCGAGGCGCATCAAGTTGATCTACCGACGGCATTGGAGGCGGTGGCACGCACGTCGGTTTTCACGACCCATACACCGGTGGCGGCCGGGCATGACGAATTCCCGCCCGAGTCGGTGCGGCCGTATATTCGAAATCTCGCCAAGCGGATGGGCGTGACCGAGGACGAGATCCTCTCCTGGGGGCGAACGGGCAACGCCCATCCCCATGGCCCCTTTTCCATGTTCATCCTGGGGTTGCGTCTCTCCGAACACTGCAACGGCGTGAGCCGCCTGCACGGACGGGTGGCGCGGCGCATGTGGGCCCATGTGTGGCCGGAACGGTCGGTGGATGACATACCGATCAAGCATGTGACCAACGGCATTCACGTATCGAGTTTTATCGCACCCGAAATTTTCTTCCTCTTCGAGCGCTATCTGGGACCGGAGTGGCATTACAGCAGCCGCAAGGGGGAGAATATCGAGCGAATCGGCGAGATCTATGACGAAGAGCTCTGGCGCGCTCATGAAATGGCCCGGGCGCGCTTGATCAGTAAGGTTCGGGACCTGCTGGTCAAGCAGTACGAACGGCGCAGCGCACCGATTTCGGTGGTCAAGGCCGCCGAAAATGCCCTGGATCCAGAGGTGCTGACCATCGGGTTCGCCCGCCGGTTCGCCACCTACAAGCGGGCCAACCTGATCCTGGGCAATCCGGCGCGGCTCAAGGCGATTCTGACCAACACGTCGCATCCGGTTCAGATCCTATTCGCCGGCAAGGCCCATCCCCAGGACAACGAGGGTAAGGAGCTGATCAAAAACATCATTCAGTTCGCCAAAACCCACGACGTGCGCAGCAACATCGCTTTTCTGGAAGATTATGACATGGGCATCGCCCGTCACCTCGTGCAGGGTGTGGATGTTTGGCTCAATACGCCCAGGCGGCCCATGGAGGCCTGCGGGACTTCCGGCATGAAAGCCGCCATCAACGGCGTTTTGAACCTGAGCATCCTCGATGGTTGGTGGGACGAGGGGTACACCTCCGAGCGCGGTTGGAGCCTGGGCAGCGGCCAGGAGACGGCCGATCAGGGGTACCAGGATGCCGTCGATCAGCAGGCCCTCTACAATATCCTGGAAAACGACGTCATCCCGATGTTCTACAACCGGTCTTCGGGCAACATGCCGACCGAGTGGCTGGCCAAGATGAAGGCCTCCATGAAAATGGCCATGGCCGATTTTTGCAGCCACCGCATGATCAACGAATATCAGCAGCGGTTTTACCTTCCGGCCGTGCAACGCCATCGCGAACTGATGGCCGATGGCGGCGCCGAGGCCAAGCGATTGAGCGTCCTGCACAAGCGGCTCAGGGATTGTTGGAAGGATATCCGGATCGAAACCCCCGAGCGCGACCATGAAGGGCCCTTCCAGGTGGAAGATACCTTCACCGTCAGCGCGGTGGCCCATTTGGGCAGTCTCGACCCCGACGAGGTCGATGTGGAGTTGTATTACGGTCGCATGAAGGGCACCGCGGAACTGGAAATCGGACTCACCCAGAAGATGGAGATGGTCGAAGATCGCGGGGAAGGCAGTTATCTGTTCCGCTGCACGGTGACCTGCCGGGATTCGGGGCGTTACGGCTTTACGGTGCGCATCGGCCCCCGCGCGGACGACTGGATCCGATTTACGCCTGGATTGCTCACCTGGGCTTGA
- a CDS encoding alpha amylase C-terminal domain-containing protein, with the protein MITDNDRQRAMRFISSDDYLELHLEAIARRIALISSTLRELTDGQGALGDFASGHTYYGLHFHDGEWVLREWAPNATAIHLIGDVSSWQPHEDMAFQRIDANGTWELRLPGERLRHGDLYRLYMQWPGGVGDRIPAWARRVVQDPVTHIFNAQVWHPEKPYPWQVEKFTAADEPPLIYEVHVGMAQPEGRVGGYVEFTENVLPRVVAAGYNTLQIMAIPEHPYYGSFGYHVSSFFAPSSRFGTPEEFKALVDAAHGAGLRVLIDLVHSHAVSNEVEGISRYDGSEYQFFHKGHRGRHIAWDSRLFDYAKPQVLHFLLSNCRYWLDEFRVDGYRFDGITSMLYLDHGLGKAFTSYEDYFNPNVDEDALCYLALANQLIHQVRPDAVTIAEDVSGMPGLARPWEEGGIGFDYRFAMGVPDNWIKLTKDIRDEDWHMGGLWYELNNRRQDERTISYTESHDQALVGDKTLIFRMIDAEMYYHMGMGDHHMVVDRGIALHKMIRLITLATAGHGYLNFMGNEFGHPEWIDFPREGNNWSYHYARRQWHLADDPNLKYSQLALFDREMIALAKSYNVLASPAARLLWERDDDKILIFERGGLIWAFNFNPTRSFADYQFSSPPGKYDIVLDSDDVRFGGYDRIDRTISHVALAARDKFHPPHRLSIYLPHRTALVLKPGKKV; encoded by the coding sequence ATGATAACAGACAATGACCGGCAGCGCGCCATGCGCTTCATCTCTTCCGACGACTACCTCGAGCTGCACCTCGAGGCCATCGCCCGTCGCATTGCCCTGATCTCGAGCACGTTGCGGGAACTGACCGACGGGCAGGGCGCTTTGGGCGATTTTGCATCGGGCCATACTTACTACGGCCTGCATTTTCATGATGGAGAATGGGTGTTGCGGGAGTGGGCGCCCAATGCCACGGCCATCCATTTGATCGGAGATGTCAGCAGCTGGCAGCCGCATGAAGATATGGCGTTCCAGCGCATCGATGCCAACGGGACGTGGGAATTGCGGTTGCCGGGCGAAAGACTCCGGCACGGGGACCTGTATCGCCTCTATATGCAGTGGCCCGGCGGCGTCGGCGACCGTATTCCGGCCTGGGCTCGGCGGGTCGTGCAGGACCCTGTGACCCATATCTTCAATGCCCAGGTTTGGCATCCGGAAAAACCTTACCCGTGGCAGGTGGAGAAATTCACCGCGGCCGATGAGCCGCCACTGATCTACGAAGTTCATGTGGGCATGGCTCAGCCCGAGGGGCGCGTGGGCGGCTATGTCGAGTTTACCGAAAACGTGTTGCCCCGCGTGGTCGCGGCCGGCTACAACACGCTGCAAATCATGGCCATCCCCGAACACCCCTATTACGGCAGTTTCGGTTACCATGTGAGCAGCTTTTTCGCCCCGTCGTCGCGCTTCGGCACGCCCGAGGAATTCAAGGCGCTGGTGGATGCCGCCCATGGGGCAGGACTGCGGGTGCTCATCGATCTGGTTCACTCCCATGCCGTGAGCAACGAAGTCGAAGGCATCAGCCGCTATGACGGCAGCGAGTACCAGTTTTTCCACAAAGGCCATCGCGGTCGTCACATTGCCTGGGATTCGCGCCTCTTCGATTATGCCAAGCCCCAGGTGCTCCACTTCCTGCTGTCCAACTGCCGCTACTGGCTGGATGAATTCCGCGTGGACGGGTATCGCTTCGACGGCATCACCAGCATGCTTTACCTGGATCATGGCCTGGGAAAAGCTTTTACTTCCTATGAGGACTACTTCAATCCCAACGTGGACGAAGACGCCTTGTGCTACCTGGCCCTGGCCAACCAATTGATTCACCAGGTGCGACCGGATGCGGTCACCATCGCAGAAGACGTCAGCGGCATGCCGGGCTTGGCCAGACCCTGGGAAGAGGGAGGCATCGGGTTCGACTACCGGTTCGCCATGGGTGTGCCCGACAACTGGATCAAGCTCACCAAGGATATCCGGGACGAAGATTGGCACATGGGCGGCCTCTGGTACGAACTGAACAACCGCCGGCAGGACGAACGGACCATCTCCTACACCGAATCCCACGATCAGGCCCTGGTCGGCGACAAGACCCTGATCTTCCGCATGATCGATGCCGAGATGTACTACCACATGGGCATGGGCGACCACCACATGGTCGTGGATCGCGGTATCGCGCTGCACAAGATGATCCGGTTGATCACCCTGGCCACGGCCGGTCACGGATACCTGAACTTCATGGGCAACGAATTCGGTCACCCCGAATGGATCGATTTCCCCAGGGAAGGCAACAACTGGTCTTATCACTACGCCCGCCGCCAGTGGCACCTGGCCGACGACCCCAACCTCAAATACTCCCAATTGGCCCTTTTCGACCGGGAGATGATCGCCCTGGCGAAGTCGTACAACGTGTTGGCCTCGCCCGCCGCCCGCCTGCTCTGGGAGCGCGATGACGACAAGATCCTGATCTTCGAGCGTGGCGGATTGATATGGGCTTTCAACTTCAACCCCACCCGTTCGTTTGCCGACTACCAATTTTCCTCTCCACCGGGAAAGTACGACATCGTGCTCGATTCCGACGATGTGCGCTTCGGCGGCTACGACCGCATCGACCGCACCATCTCCCACGTCGCATTGGCGGCCCGGGATAAATTTCATCCCCCCCATCGGCTCAGCATCTACCTGCCCCATCGCACTGCGCTGGTCCTTAAACCCGGGAAGAAAGTGTAG
- a CDS encoding glycogen synthase: MAKKQKKPRILIVTPEVTYLPDRMGSLANYLTAKAGGLADVSAALVSALFHQGADVHVALPDYRSIFEDRLAPFLRREQRTLHRVMPNDRIHLAEDRAFFYLNRVYSNYGGENTHISLAFQREVINNIVPRVRPDLIHCNDWMTGLIPGMARQMGVPCLFTIHNIHTVKTTLSHIEDRGIDAAYFWDHLYYENFAASYEEARESVPVDFLASGVFAAHFVNTVSQRFLDEIVEGRHHFIAPPLRQELTNKVRAECATGILNAPDPGFNPEKDQFLFETYGSENHLSAKRKNKRDLQRLLGLLEDERAPVFIWPSRLDPVQKGCQLLADIFYGVISKYWEQGLQVVFVADGPYQNVFRNIVNQHEFHQRVAVCDFSERLEHQAYGAADFVLMPSLFEPCGLPQMIGQIYGALPVAHNTGGIHDTVSQLDADRDTGSGFLFDIYDAQGLLWAVDRAMDFFQLPDPIRERQITRVMRHAMETFTHAFNARQYIDLYEKMLERPLLH; encoded by the coding sequence ATGGCGAAAAAGCAAAAAAAACCTCGGATCCTGATCGTTACCCCCGAGGTGACCTATCTTCCCGACCGCATGGGTAGCCTGGCCAACTATCTAACGGCCAAGGCCGGCGGCTTGGCCGACGTATCGGCCGCCCTGGTCAGCGCGCTCTTTCATCAGGGCGCCGATGTGCATGTGGCATTGCCCGACTATCGCTCGATTTTCGAGGACCGCCTGGCCCCGTTTCTCAGGCGGGAGCAGCGTACCCTGCACCGGGTGATGCCCAACGACCGCATTCACCTGGCCGAGGATCGGGCCTTTTTTTACCTCAACCGCGTCTATTCCAACTATGGAGGGGAAAACACCCATATCTCCCTGGCGTTCCAGCGCGAGGTGATCAACAACATCGTGCCGCGGGTGCGGCCCGACCTCATCCACTGCAACGACTGGATGACCGGTCTGATACCAGGCATGGCCCGGCAGATGGGCGTTCCCTGCTTGTTTACGATTCACAATATTCACACGGTCAAGACCACTCTCTCCCATATCGAAGACCGTGGCATCGATGCGGCCTACTTCTGGGATCACCTCTATTACGAGAACTTCGCTGCCAGCTATGAAGAGGCCAGGGAGAGCGTCCCCGTCGATTTTCTAGCCAGTGGCGTGTTTGCCGCCCACTTCGTCAACACGGTCAGTCAGCGTTTTCTCGACGAGATCGTCGAAGGACGCCACCATTTCATCGCCCCGCCGCTGCGCCAGGAGTTGACCAACAAGGTCCGGGCCGAATGCGCCACGGGCATTCTCAATGCGCCGGATCCGGGTTTCAACCCGGAGAAGGATCAATTCCTGTTCGAGACCTATGGATCCGAAAACCACTTGTCGGCCAAGCGTAAAAACAAGAGGGATCTGCAGCGGTTGCTCGGGCTCCTCGAAGACGAACGGGCGCCGGTCTTTATCTGGCCCTCGCGCCTCGATCCGGTCCAGAAAGGGTGCCAGTTGCTGGCCGATATCTTCTATGGCGTGATTTCCAAATACTGGGAGCAGGGACTGCAGGTGGTCTTCGTGGCCGACGGTCCTTACCAGAATGTCTTCCGCAACATCGTCAATCAGCACGAATTTCACCAACGGGTGGCGGTGTGCGATTTCAGCGAGCGCCTGGAGCACCAGGCTTACGGTGCGGCGGACTTTGTGTTGATGCCCTCTCTATTCGAGCCCTGCGGCCTGCCCCAGATGATCGGCCAGATTTACGGTGCCCTGCCGGTGGCCCACAACACGGGCGGCATTCATGACACGGTGTCCCAACTCGACGCCGATCGGGATACGGGCAGTGGATTTCTCTTCGATATTTACGACGCCCAGGGCCTGCTGTGGGCCGTGGACCGTGCCATGGACTTTTTCCAGTTGCCCGATCCGATCAGGGAGCGCCAGATCACCCGTGTCATGCGTCATGCCATGGAGACCTTTACCCATGCGTTCAATGCCCGGCAGTATATCGACCTTTATGAAAAAATGCTGGAAAGGCCCTTGCTGCATTAG